A single Bosea sp. PAMC 26642 DNA region contains:
- a CDS encoding NAD(P)/FAD-dependent oxidoreductase, whose amino-acid sequence MMGITLETIEPDPSLPASSDVVVIGGGIIGIMTALFLAKDGISVTVCEKGEVGHEQSGRNWGWVRIMGRDASEIPLGLESMRLWSEMDKMVGGETGFTRSGIVYVADTPAKLAEHEAWLDHARQYQLDSRLLTSREIESVLPGCKRAFAGALFTPSDARAEPQKAVPAMARALRRHGGTVLTRCAVRGIETSAGRVSAVVTERGTIACQRVVLAGGAWSRLFLGNLGIDFPQLKVLGSVLRTEPLEGPPTHAVGGSDFAFRKRQDGGYTIAHRGASVAEIVPDSFRLMADYLPSLVKQRHELRLHLGRRFLDEARTARRWTLDEETPFERDRVLDPGPSESILSEAQANLIAAFPAFNGMKIAQVWGGFVDATPDAVPVIGEVPRLPGFFIASGFSGHGFGIGPGAGRLVADLVAGKTPMSDPKPFRLERFARLERTTRAG is encoded by the coding sequence CTGATGGGCATCACGCTCGAGACGATCGAACCCGATCCGTCGCTGCCGGCGTCCAGCGACGTCGTCGTCATCGGCGGCGGCATCATCGGCATTATGACGGCGCTGTTCCTCGCCAAGGACGGTATTTCCGTCACGGTCTGCGAAAAAGGCGAGGTCGGCCACGAACAATCGGGCCGGAACTGGGGCTGGGTCCGGATCATGGGCCGGGACGCCAGCGAGATCCCGCTCGGGCTCGAGAGCATGCGGCTCTGGTCCGAGATGGACAAGATGGTCGGCGGCGAGACCGGGTTCACGCGCTCAGGGATCGTCTATGTCGCCGATACGCCGGCCAAGCTCGCCGAGCACGAGGCCTGGCTCGACCATGCCAGGCAGTACCAGCTCGACTCACGGCTGCTGACCTCGCGCGAGATCGAGAGCGTGCTGCCTGGCTGCAAGCGCGCCTTCGCGGGCGCCCTGTTTACGCCCAGCGATGCGCGCGCCGAGCCGCAGAAGGCCGTCCCTGCAATGGCTCGCGCGCTGCGCCGCCATGGCGGCACCGTGCTGACGCGCTGCGCCGTGCGCGGGATCGAGACCAGCGCGGGCCGGGTCAGCGCGGTAGTGACGGAGCGCGGCACGATCGCGTGCCAGCGCGTCGTGCTTGCCGGCGGTGCCTGGTCGCGCCTGTTCCTTGGCAATCTCGGGATCGATTTTCCGCAGCTCAAGGTGCTGGGTTCGGTGCTGCGCACGGAGCCGCTGGAGGGGCCACCGACCCATGCCGTCGGCGGCTCGGACTTCGCGTTCCGCAAGCGCCAGGATGGCGGCTACACCATCGCCCATCGTGGCGCGAGCGTCGCCGAGATCGTGCCTGACAGCTTCCGGCTGATGGCCGACTACCTGCCTTCGCTCGTCAAGCAGCGGCACGAGCTGAGACTGCATCTCGGCCGGCGTTTCCTCGACGAGGCGAGGACAGCGCGACGCTGGACGCTCGACGAGGAGACGCCTTTCGAGCGTGATCGTGTGCTCGATCCGGGGCCTTCTGAGTCGATCCTGAGCGAAGCGCAGGCCAATCTGATCGCGGCCTTTCCCGCCTTCAATGGCATGAAGATCGCGCAAGTCTGGGGCGGCTTCGTCGATGCGACACCCGACGCCGTCCCGGTGATCGGCGAAGTGCCGCGCCTGCCCGGATTCTTCATTGCCAGCGGCTTTTCCGGACATGGCTTCGGCATCGGGCCGGGCGCAGGCCGGCTGGTCGCCGACCTCGTCGCCGGCAAGACGCCGATGAGCGATCCGAAGCCGTTCCGGCTGGAGCGGTTTGCGAGGCTGGAGCGGACCACGCGGGCGGGGTGA
- a CDS encoding hydantoinase/oxoprolinase family protein, giving the protein MAWRIGIDSGGTFTDVCLFDDATGQVSVWKVPSTPDDPSRAIALGTLEGTQRVGAKPSEIAYFGHGTTVGTNALIQHRGVRTGLITTDGFRDLIEIGRQKRPDLYDLQVDKAPPLVTRDLRFGVIERVRHDGSVETPLDEDGVRQAARALRQADVKAIAIGFLYGFVRPEHEEAAKRIVLEECPDVFVCASHEVAPEFREYERISTAVVNAYLGPVMHNYIRRLADRLKELGLVTTPHLTQSNGGVIGFDMAARLPVRTVLSGPSTGVVAAQAIGAMTGIENLITFDMGGTSSDVALLRKGEARLASDAVVHGYPIKAPMLDIHTVGAGGGSLATIDSGGLLKVGPRSAGADPGPVCYGRGATEPAVTDANVVLQTLNPTHLLGGRMPIDQDLAKQAIGDLAKTLGLDMMATAQGIISVVTANMAKAIRVVSVQRGHDPRDYALVAFGGAGPLHAARLAKELEMKRIIVPRNPGIGCALGLLLTDLRANFATTRLATLGDGLVGAMSEAFAGLTAQGEHWFGEEHVAPADRTLRRTVDLRYQGQNYELSIDVPEGPISAATIAALADGFADAHRRLYGFVAEGEAVQLVTYRVEAIGFVPKAQFRPQADAGPDSDHAVIGSREVWFPEAGGFVACSIYDRDKLKSGNRITGPAIVEQMDSTTVLLPGMIATVEPYLNLILETP; this is encoded by the coding sequence ATGGCGTGGCGGATCGGAATCGACTCGGGCGGCACCTTCACCGATGTCTGTCTCTTCGACGACGCGACCGGCCAGGTCTCGGTCTGGAAGGTGCCCTCCACTCCCGATGATCCGTCCCGCGCCATCGCGCTAGGCACGCTAGAAGGCACGCAGCGCGTCGGCGCCAAACCCTCAGAGATCGCCTATTTCGGCCACGGCACCACGGTCGGCACCAATGCGCTGATCCAGCATCGCGGCGTCAGGACGGGTCTGATCACCACTGACGGCTTTCGCGACCTGATCGAGATCGGCCGCCAGAAGCGGCCCGACCTCTACGATCTTCAGGTCGACAAGGCACCGCCTCTGGTTACCCGCGACCTGCGCTTCGGCGTGATCGAGCGCGTCCGCCATGACGGCTCCGTCGAGACGCCGCTCGACGAGGACGGCGTGCGCCAGGCCGCCCGCGCGCTTAGGCAGGCGGATGTGAAGGCGATTGCCATCGGCTTCCTCTACGGTTTCGTCCGCCCCGAGCATGAGGAAGCCGCCAAGCGGATCGTGCTGGAGGAATGCCCCGATGTCTTCGTCTGCGCCTCGCATGAGGTGGCGCCCGAATTCCGCGAATACGAGCGCATCTCGACGGCGGTGGTGAACGCCTATCTCGGCCCGGTGATGCACAACTACATCCGCCGCCTCGCCGACCGGCTGAAGGAGCTCGGCCTCGTCACCACGCCGCATCTGACCCAGTCCAATGGCGGCGTCATCGGCTTCGACATGGCCGCGCGCCTGCCGGTCCGCACAGTGCTGTCGGGCCCTTCGACCGGCGTCGTCGCGGCGCAGGCGATCGGTGCGATGACCGGGATCGAGAACCTGATCACCTTCGACATGGGCGGCACCTCCTCGGACGTCGCCCTATTGCGCAAGGGCGAGGCCAGGCTCGCCAGCGACGCCGTCGTCCATGGCTACCCGATCAAGGCGCCGATGCTCGACATCCACACGGTCGGCGCCGGCGGCGGTTCGCTCGCGACGATCGATTCCGGAGGGTTGCTGAAGGTCGGTCCGCGCAGTGCCGGCGCCGATCCCGGCCCCGTCTGCTACGGCCGCGGCGCCACCGAGCCCGCCGTCACAGACGCCAATGTCGTCCTCCAGACGCTGAACCCGACGCATCTGCTCGGCGGCCGCATGCCGATCGACCAGGACCTGGCGAAGCAGGCGATCGGCGATCTGGCAAAGACGCTCGGCCTCGACATGATGGCCACCGCCCAGGGCATCATCTCCGTGGTCACCGCCAACATGGCCAAGGCGATCCGCGTTGTCTCGGTCCAGCGCGGGCATGATCCGCGCGACTATGCCCTCGTCGCCTTCGGCGGCGCCGGCCCGCTCCATGCCGCACGGCTGGCCAAGGAGCTGGAGATGAAGCGCATCATCGTGCCGCGCAATCCCGGCATCGGCTGCGCACTCGGCCTGCTGCTGACCGATCTGCGGGCCAATTTCGCGACCACCCGCCTCGCGACGCTGGGCGACGGCCTGGTCGGCGCGATGAGCGAGGCCTTCGCCGGGCTGACCGCGCAGGGCGAGCATTGGTTCGGCGAGGAGCACGTCGCCCCCGCCGACCGGACGCTGCGCCGCACCGTCGATCTGCGCTACCAGGGCCAGAACTACGAACTCTCGATCGACGTGCCCGAAGGGCCGATCTCGGCCGCCACGATTGCGGCGCTGGCGGATGGCTTCGCCGACGCGCATCGGCGTCTCTACGGCTTCGTCGCCGAGGGCGAGGCGGTGCAGCTCGTCACCTACCGCGTCGAGGCGATCGGCTTCGTGCCGAAGGCGCAGTTCCGGCCTCAAGCCGATGCCGGGCCGGATTCCGACCACGCCGTCATCGGCAGCCGCGAGGTCTGGTTTCCCGAGGCCGGAGGTTTCGTCGCCTGCAGCATCTACGATCGCGACAAGCTGAAATCCGGCAACCGCATCACCGGCCCCGCGATCGTCGAGCAGATGGATTCGACCACCGTGCTGCTGCCGGGAATGATCGCGACCGTCGAGCCCTATCTCAACCTGATCCTGGAGACGCCGTGA